From the Bacillus sp. FJAT-22090 genome, the window AGAATTAAGTGGTAGAAAAATAGAAATTTATGTAGCTACTTCTGATATGACGGAGCAAAGAGTTATTTTTGGACAAGGCGCATTAAGAAAATCTGCTCGAGAATTTGAAATTGAAATGACGGCTATATCGTCGAATATAACGAAAAAAGTGAGGTATATTCAAGATAATAAGCCGTCTTCCAAGATCCCTCTAACGGACGAAATTGCAGAAATTTTCGAAAAATGGCGAAGAGGAATGAAATGATGCATTGACTGGATAAATTTTCTTCCTGTATACTTGTGATAACTATCGTAAACTTGCAGAGGTGACTTCATTGGAAAAGATCGAACATAATCTACAACAATTAGATAGTTTACAAGATGAGGAGCTTGTAGAGATGGTTCATCAAGGTAACACTGAAGCGCTTGATTATTTAATTACGAAATATCGTTCTTTCGTTCGAATGAAAGGCAGATCCTATTTTTTAATAGGAGCAGACAAGGAAGATATTCTTCAAGAAGGTATGATAGGATTATATAAAGCGATTCGTGATTTTAAAGAAGAAAAGCTAGCATCCTTTCGAGCTTTCGCAGAGTTATGTATTACTCGACAAATCATTACAGCGATAAAAACTGCTACACGTCAAAAACATATTCCACTTAATTCTTATGTTTCGCTGGACAAGCCAATCTATGATGAAGAATCGGATCGGACATTGATGGATATGATTGCCGGTTCGGTAATAGATGATCCGGAAGAATTGATAATCAATCGAGAAGACTATGATTATATGGAAGAGAAAATGGCAGAAATTTTAAGTGAACTGGAACAACAAGTTCTAGCGCTATACTTGGATGGGCAGTCTTATCAAGAAATATCAGAAGAACTAAATCGGCACGTAAAATCAATTGACAATGCACTCCAGCGAGTGAAACGTAAGCTAGAGAGATATATGGAGATTGGTAGTAATTATGCCTAAACACTGGGATTTTGTTGACACTGAATTAGTAAAATGATAATCTTGAAAAAGATTACACGCCAAAAAGGTGAGAAAATGACAAAGAAAATTGTCTTGAGTTGTGAGAAATGTGGAAACCGAAATTATTCGTTTCCTACATCGAAAGAAAGTGCAACACGTGTAGAACTAAAAAAATATTGTTCGCACTGTAACGAGCATACACTTCATAAACAAACATTATGAGTATGTAAAAAAAAGATAGATTTTCCGTGTGGAGGTTTAGCTAGAATGGCTAATGTTGGAGGATTCTTTAAAAATGTAATGTCCGAAATGAGAAAAGTGAGCTGGCCAAAAAAGAAAGAGCTTACGAAATATACAATGATTGTACTTGCAACTGTTGTAATTATGGCTGTATTCTTTGCTGTAGTAGATTTAGGGATTTCAGAACTTTTCCGTTGGTATTTGGATTTATAAAATGTAGTATGTTAATATTTTTGAAATAGCCCGTCTTATTTAAACGAACGGGTTTTTTCATTTGTCTGAGAAAAGGAGGGAAGGACGATTAGTCCGTCAACTATGGAAAAAAATTGGTATGTCGTTCATACTTACTCTGGGTATGAAAATAAAGTAAAAGCAAACTTAGAAAAACGTGTAGAAACTATGGGGATGCAAGATAAAATTTTCCGAGTATACATCCCTGAACAGGAAGAAACAGATATTAAAGATGGAAAAAAACGTGTTGTAACGAGAAAAACTTTTCCTGGGTATGTATTCGTTGAACTTATTATGACGGATGATGCTTGGTATGTAGTTCGAAATACACCTGGTGTAACAGGATTCTTAGGTTCATCTGGCGGAGGGACAAAACCAACTCCTATAGCTCCTGAAGAAGTTCAATCTATGTTAAAACAAATGGGTAATACCGAAGGTAAAGTGGAAATTGATATTGAAATCGGTGAATTAGTAGAAGTGCTAGAAGGACCATTTGCTCATTTCCAAGGTAAAGTAGAAACAATCGATACTGCTAAAGGTAAAGTAACTGTTTCAGTTGATATGTTTGGTCGTGAAACTAATATGGAGTTAGACTTCGATCAATTAACAAAGATATAATTCTTGTCGGACTGGGTACAGAAGCTTTTTATACAATCAGAAATGATACGTTTAAATTTTGAGCTAGTTCACGCCAAAAAATATTATTTTCCATTGTTACTTGCTAAAGGTTGAAAATAGTGGTATCATTTCAAAGGTCAGACTGAAAATTAGTCTGCATGAATTTTTATAATGTTATCGGCAATTCGCTGAGAGACAGATATTTGAGTGGGAGGGGCAACCCAATTACCACATCACGGACTTAAGGAGGTGTGTCTCGTGGCTAAAAAAGTGATTAAAGTTGTTAAATTACAAATTCCTGCTGGTAAAGCAAACCCAGCGCCACCGGTTGGTCCTGCATTAGGACAAGCGGGTGTTAATATCATGGGATTCTGTAAGGAGTTCAACGCACGTACTGCAGATCAAGCAGGTCTAATCATTCCGGTTGAAATTTCTGTATTTGAAGATCGTTCATTTACTTTCATTACAAAAACTCCGCCGGCAGCAGTGTTACTTAAAGTAGCAGCAGGTATTCAATCTGGATCAGGTCAACCAAACCGCGTAAAAGTGGCGACAGTGAAACGTGATAAAGTTCGCGAAATCGCAGAACAAAAAATGCCAGATTTAAATGCAGCATCTGTTGAAGCAGCTATGTTGATGGTTGAAGGTACTGCACGTAGCATGGGTATTACGATCGAAGACTAATACTTAATGTGCATTTTGATATGACGCAATTGTTTTTTGGAAGGTTGTAGTTGTTCCTAAGAATAACTGCAACCTTTACACGTGGGAGGTTTATTCCGCTAAAACCACTATCAAGGAGGACATTTTAAATGGCTAACAAAGGTAAAAAATTA encodes:
- the sigH gene encoding RNA polymerase sporulation sigma factor SigH, with amino-acid sequence MEKIEHNLQQLDSLQDEELVEMVHQGNTEALDYLITKYRSFVRMKGRSYFLIGADKEDILQEGMIGLYKAIRDFKEEKLASFRAFAELCITRQIITAIKTATRQKHIPLNSYVSLDKPIYDEESDRTLMDMIAGSVIDDPEELIINREDYDYMEEKMAEILSELEQQVLALYLDGQSYQEISEELNRHVKSIDNALQRVKRKLERYMEIGSNYA
- the rpmG gene encoding 50S ribosomal protein L33, with amino-acid sequence MTKKIVLSCEKCGNRNYSFPTSKESATRVELKKYCSHCNEHTLHKQTL
- the secE gene encoding preprotein translocase subunit SecE; the protein is MANVGGFFKNVMSEMRKVSWPKKKELTKYTMIVLATVVIMAVFFAVVDLGISELFRWYLDL
- the nusG gene encoding transcription termination/antitermination protein NusG, encoding MEKNWYVVHTYSGYENKVKANLEKRVETMGMQDKIFRVYIPEQEETDIKDGKKRVVTRKTFPGYVFVELIMTDDAWYVVRNTPGVTGFLGSSGGGTKPTPIAPEEVQSMLKQMGNTEGKVEIDIEIGELVEVLEGPFAHFQGKVETIDTAKGKVTVSVDMFGRETNMELDFDQLTKI
- the rplK gene encoding 50S ribosomal protein L11; the protein is MAKKVIKVVKLQIPAGKANPAPPVGPALGQAGVNIMGFCKEFNARTADQAGLIIPVEISVFEDRSFTFITKTPPAAVLLKVAAGIQSGSGQPNRVKVATVKRDKVREIAEQKMPDLNAASVEAAMLMVEGTARSMGITIED